A part of Limihaloglobus sulfuriphilus genomic DNA contains:
- the rpsE gene encoding 30S ribosomal protein S5: MVQDTTKYTQADSPFEDSVVKIYRCAKVVKGGRRFSFAALVVVGDRNGNVGIGYGKANEVPNAVEKGLKDARKNVIQVALNDGTIPHQVIGRCRATRVILIPASQGTGVIAGLSARAVLELAGVHNVLSKIHGSTSPKNVVKATLDGLRQLKSKEQVENLRGVDLN, translated from the coding sequence TTGGTTCAAGACACAACCAAATATACACAGGCTGATTCGCCTTTTGAGGATTCAGTAGTCAAGATCTACCGTTGTGCGAAGGTTGTCAAAGGCGGCCGTCGTTTCAGCTTCGCGGCTCTTGTAGTTGTCGGTGACCGCAATGGCAATGTGGGAATCGGCTACGGCAAGGCAAACGAAGTCCCTAACGCGGTAGAGAAGGGACTCAAGGATGCTCGTAAGAATGTAATTCAAGTGGCTTTGAACGATGGTACTATACCGCATCAGGTTATTGGCCGATGCCGGGCTACGCGGGTGATTCTGATCCCTGCCAGCCAGGGTACCGGAGTTATTGCCGGCCTCAGCGCCCGTGCGGTGCTTGAGCTGGCAGGTGTTCACAACGTTCTTTCCAAAATTCATGGCAGCACATCGCCCAAGAACGTGGTAAAAGCTACCCTGGACGGACTCAGACAGCTTAAGAGTAAAGAACAAGTAGAAAATCTTCGCGGTGTTGACCTAAATTAA
- the rplO gene encoding 50S ribosomal protein L15, translating into MLSHEITAIAGKYKARKRIGRGQGSGHGKTAGRGHKGQKSRAGYSRKHVYEGGQMPLFRKLPKVGFSNFNFAHKYEIINVNQLEKFFEDGAEINVEQMVKLGLIDSTKSKVKVLGNGELTKKLNVSAHKFSKSAEQKISQCGGTAVLIA; encoded by the coding sequence ATGTTAAGTCACGAAATAACAGCAATAGCAGGAAAATATAAAGCCCGTAAGCGGATTGGCCGCGGACAGGGCAGCGGACACGGTAAGACTGCCGGCCGCGGACATAAAGGACAAAAATCTCGTGCCGGCTACTCACGCAAGCACGTTTACGAAGGCGGTCAGATGCCGCTCTTCAGGAAGCTGCCCAAGGTCGGTTTCAGCAACTTTAATTTTGCCCATAAATACGAGATCATTAATGTTAATCAGCTCGAAAAGTTCTTTGAGGACGGAGCGGAGATTAACGTAGAACAGATGGTTAAACTTGGTCTGATTGACAGCACCAAGAGCAAGGTAAAAGTACTCGGCAACGGCGAGCTGACAAAGAAACTTAATGTCAGCGCTCACAAGTTCAGCAAATCCGCAGAGCAGAAGATTTCTCAATGCGGCGGTACCGCTGTACTTATAGCCTGA
- a CDS encoding adenylate kinase — translation MNLVLTGPPGAGKGTQCRRLVEKYGLTHLSSGDILRVEMNAGTELGELAKKYIDQGQLVPDEIVIKMMVGAIVKSGYNYLLDGFPRTSNQALQLDKSLEGDLSVEAVIVLEVADERVIDRLSRRRICPVCSRVYDDLSLRPIRDGHCDSDGALLVQRSDDKPDVIKKRLETYHERTAPVIEYYEKTGVKMAKIDGSLNVDQVASGVSAFVESLSI, via the coding sequence GTGAATTTAGTTCTTACAGGTCCTCCCGGTGCCGGAAAGGGTACCCAGTGCAGGAGGCTTGTTGAAAAATACGGCCTTACGCACCTCTCCAGCGGAGACATCCTGAGAGTGGAAATGAATGCCGGAACAGAGCTTGGAGAGCTTGCTAAAAAGTATATAGACCAGGGACAGTTAGTCCCGGATGAAATAGTTATTAAAATGATGGTTGGCGCGATTGTAAAAAGCGGGTATAATTATCTGCTTGACGGTTTTCCCAGAACGTCGAACCAGGCCTTGCAGCTTGATAAGTCCCTCGAGGGGGATTTGAGTGTCGAGGCGGTTATAGTTCTGGAAGTCGCCGACGAAAGAGTCATAGACCGGCTAAGCAGAAGACGAATATGTCCGGTTTGCAGCAGGGTTTATGATGACTTGTCGCTGAGGCCCATAAGAGACGGTCACTGTGACAGTGACGGAGCTCTGCTTGTGCAGCGCAGCGATGATAAGCCGGATGTTATAAAAAAACGCCTCGAAACCTATCACGAGCGTACGGCTCCTGTGATAGAGTATTATGAAAAGACAGGCGTCAAAATGGCTAAGATAGACGGCAGTCTCAATGTTGACCAGGTCGCATCGGGAGTGTCTGCTTTTGTAGAAAGTTTGAGTATTTGA
- the rplR gene encoding 50S ribosomal protein L18 gives MKVHNLRKTRFRRKMRVRNKTVGTADTPRLSVFRSNRHMYAQIIDDSSGVTLASVNTNQKSVAGGLKSLSNVEAAARVGEELGKQALKVGIQKVKFDRNRFKYHGRVKALADSARKAGLIF, from the coding sequence ATGAAAGTTCACAATCTAAGAAAAACACGTTTCAGGCGAAAAATGCGAGTCCGCAACAAGACTGTCGGCACGGCCGACACTCCGCGTCTCTCGGTGTTTCGCTCAAACAGGCATATGTATGCTCAGATTATTGATGACAGCTCAGGTGTTACCCTGGCCTCTGTCAATACTAATCAGAAGTCTGTTGCAGGCGGTCTTAAAAGTCTGAGCAATGTCGAAGCTGCCGCCAGAGTCGGCGAAGAGCTGGGCAAGCAGGCTCTTAAGGTAGGCATACAGAAAGTAAAATTTGATCGTAACAGGTTTAAATATCATGGCCGCGTAAAGGCACTGGCTGACAGTGCACGTAAAGCGGGCCTGATTTTCTAA
- the secY gene encoding preprotein translocase subunit SecY: protein MFQALVNTFKVPELRNKILFTVFLLCIYRIGFHIPVAGVDQGKLQAMSQNTDSSSPFQRMADTMSMFTGGTLNQSSLFGLGIMPYISASIILMLLGEVWPYLKNLKQEGMAGHKKIQEFTRYLTVPLCLFQAFVIMNFTAKSEAIYPEMRMQAFVFGIVGMTVGTLFLMWLGEQIDEYGIGNGISLLIMAGILSRMPWAVTQVINRATFQFGAQSDEYGPLKIGFLLFGFIFVIAGTILITQGQRRIPIQQAKMMRGRRMYGGMRHYVPLRVNQGGVMPIIFASSFMLFPTFIFSWMGRIQSIEGFAAFLNDAFRPNRFTYNFIFIVCIFLFAFFWTAIQFQPKDMAKRLRDAGSFIPGMRPGNRTADYLENVMVRITFYGAAFLAVIAVVPQAISAFIGIEPNVASFLGGTGLLIVVSVSLDLVQRIESQLIMRNYQGFSAKGRIKGSR from the coding sequence ATGTTTCAAGCGTTAGTAAATACTTTTAAGGTTCCGGAGCTCAGGAACAAAATACTCTTTACGGTGTTTCTGCTTTGCATATACCGTATTGGTTTTCATATTCCTGTTGCCGGTGTCGATCAGGGCAAGCTCCAGGCAATGAGCCAGAATACGGACTCCTCGAGCCCGTTCCAGAGAATGGCCGACACAATGTCAATGTTCACAGGCGGTACTCTCAACCAGAGCTCGCTGTTTGGACTTGGTATTATGCCTTACATCTCGGCTTCGATTATTTTGATGCTGCTTGGAGAGGTTTGGCCGTATCTTAAGAACCTCAAGCAGGAAGGTATGGCCGGGCATAAGAAAATACAGGAGTTCACCAGATACCTTACGGTGCCTCTGTGTCTGTTTCAGGCATTTGTCATAATGAATTTTACCGCCAAAAGCGAGGCGATATATCCCGAAATGCGGATGCAGGCCTTTGTTTTCGGTATTGTCGGTATGACCGTTGGTACACTGTTTTTGATGTGGCTCGGCGAGCAGATCGATGAGTATGGTATCGGAAACGGTATCAGTCTTTTGATTATGGCAGGTATCCTTTCACGTATGCCGTGGGCTGTAACCCAGGTCATCAACAGGGCGACCTTTCAGTTCGGCGCTCAGTCCGATGAGTACGGCCCGCTGAAAATCGGTTTCCTTTTGTTTGGATTCATTTTCGTAATCGCCGGCACGATCCTGATTACCCAGGGCCAGCGGCGTATTCCGATCCAGCAGGCCAAGATGATGCGAGGCCGCAGAATGTACGGCGGAATGAGGCATTATGTACCTCTGCGTGTAAACCAGGGCGGCGTTATGCCGATTATCTTTGCCTCAAGTTTCATGCTGTTCCCGACGTTTATTTTCAGCTGGATGGGCAGAATACAGTCTATTGAAGGTTTCGCGGCCTTTTTAAATGACGCGTTCCGGCCCAACCGTTTTACATATAATTTTATATTTATCGTGTGTATCTTCCTGTTCGCGTTCTTCTGGACGGCGATACAGTTCCAGCCCAAGGACATGGCGAAACGTCTTCGTGACGCGGGAAGTTTTATCCCCGGTATGCGTCCGGGCAACCGCACGGCTGACTATCTCGAAAACGTTATGGTCAGGATTACCTTCTACGGCGCTGCCTTCTTGGCGGTTATCGCGGTTGTTCCCCAGGCTATAAGTGCCTTTATCGGAATCGAGCCCAATGTGGCTTCATTCCTGGGCGGTACGGGACTTCTGATTGTGGTAAGTGTTTCTCTTGACCTTGTTCAAAGGATCGAGTCGCAGCTTATCATGAGAAATTATCAAGGTTTCAGCGCAAAAGGAAGGATCAAGGGCTCCCGGTGA